The Acutalibacter muris genomic sequence GCACGGCCCTGGCGGCGCCGTTGGGTATCAAGTTCTCTATAACCGCGCGGCCTGTGCCCATATCGTACACCACCCCGCCGTTAGAGGTGATGGCGTACCCTATGGGCAGCTCCTTTACGCACTCCGGCAGGAAATCCCTCATTCTCCCGGTGGCGGGCACAAGTATCGCCCCAAGGCTGTGGGCCTCCAGCAGTGCCGAGCGGTTGCACTCCGGCAAGTATTTATGCTTTACAATAGCCGTGCCGTCCAGGTCAAAGGCGATAAGCTTTACACCCATGCTCAGTCCTCCAAACGGCCCAGCACCCGGACGGTGAAGCTGTGCTCTGCCTGCCCGCCGGGGGCGAGCTCTGTCATGCCCTTCTTCTCCCTGAACTCGTCCCCCTCGGTGGTCAGGGTGGCGCAGCCGGTCCAGGGCTCAAGGCACACATAGGGCCCGTCGTTCACCGCGGACCATACCCCCAGCATTGGGAACCCGGCAAAGTCCATCTCAATGCCCCTCCCGGACTTCTTGTTCACTATCCGCACCGTCTGGGAGTTTAGGTGCTCGAACACCAGCGCGTCCTGATAAAACAGGGAGTGCTGTAAAGGTATCTCCTTTCCCTCAAGCCGGAAGCCCTTTCTCTCTCCGTGGATAAGGCCGGTCCCAAGGTCGATCTCCGGGCAGGCCTGACTCTCGGGCTGCTGGAACTGGAGGGTATAGTCCTCGAACTCTGCCTCCTCGTCCACCGGCAGGTTGAAGCCCGGGTGCCCGCCCACCGAGTAGGGCAAGGGCCTCTCCCCGGTATTCTTCACGGTGAAGCGGGTGGCGATGCCCCCATCTGTCAGCGAGTATGTTACAAGGAGCTCAAAGTCGAAGGGGTACATGGCCTTTGTCTCCACACCTGACTCCAGCGACAGGGCCAGCCAGTCCTCTCCCCGCTCCTTTAGGGTGAACTCCCTGCTCTTTGCAAAGCCGTGGCGGTTCATCTCGTACCACCGGCCGTCTATCCGCGTGCGGTTCTCCCTAAGGGCTCCCACAATAGGGAACAGCACCGGCGCGTGCTCCCGCCAGTATTCCGGGTTCCCCACCCACAGGTACTCGTGCCCGCCGCAGCCCTTCAGGGATATGAGCTGTGCCCCCAGGCTGTCTATCTTCGCGGTAAAGAACTGATTGCTTATCTCGTATATCATGCTGCCGCCCCTTTCCCGGGTGATTTTTTCATATTATAGCAAAATCCCCCCCGGGTTGCAAGCCAAAAAGCCCCTCTTATAAATCTTCCCCTTTACCTTTTGCCGGTTTTGTGCTAGACTATATACGATATCAACTATGGGGGTGCTATTATGCGCGCGGTAGTTCAGCGAGCCCTGTCCGCTTCGGTGACAATAAACGGCGGAGAGACCCGCTCCATCGGCCGGGGGCTTGCCGTATTCCTGGGGGTCGTGAAGGGCGACACAGAGCGTGAAGCCGATGTACTTGCCGGCAAACTCAGCGGCCTGCGGGTCTTCTCCGACGAGGCGGACAAGATGAACCTCTCCCTCTCCGACGCGGGCGGGCAGGTGCTGCTTATCCCCAACTTCACCCTGGGCACCGACTGCAAAAAGGGCCGCAGGCCCTCCTTCGACCTGGCCGCGCCCCCGGACCGGGCCCGGGAGCTGTTCCTGTACTTCGCGGACCGGCTTGGAGAACTTGGGGTCCCGGTGGTCACCGGGGAGTTTGGCGCGGATATGCGGGTGCCGGTGGATAATGACGGCCCTGTGACCATTATTCTCGACACTGAAAAACTAGGAGGTACAACATGAACAAGGACTTTTTACAGCTGCTAATGGACCGCACCGGCTTTCCCGACGAGGCAAAAGCTGCCTATAACCGGGACGCGGACAAGCTGGACCCGGCGGCCATGGACGGCGCTATCGAGTTCTTCTATGAGAACGACTTCGACATCGGCCTTGTAACCCCGCTTATCGACGAGATGGCGGAGAGCTCCGGCGTAAGCGTCCACACGGTCTGGGGCCTGTTTCTGGCCTTCGCCGCCGAGCGGGCCCATAAGGACTACATAGCCGCCGGTATCAGCGAGCAGGTCTTCTTCGACACCTTCGCCGACCTGCGCTATAAAACCGTGGAATGCATGACGAACAAGGGAGTCTTCGGCACCTTCGTCCAGTTCTGGTACCCCATCTTCTACCGCTGCGACATCGTAAAGCTGGGGCGGCTGGAGTACGAGACCATCACCTATGACCACCCCGCCCGTGAGGTGGCGGGTATCACCCTTCGGCCCGGCCAAAAGGTCCTTAATATACATATCCCCTCCAGCGGCGAGCCCTTCGACCTTAACGCCCGGCTCCAGTCCTATAAACTGGCCTATGACTTCTTTAAGGACCTGCGGGGGGAGGGCCCCCTTGTGTGCGTATGCCACTCCTGGCTCCTGTACCCGGAGTACCGCCGGGTGCTGGGGGACAGCTCGAATATCATCAGCTTCCAGGACGACTTCACTATCCTTGAGATAGACGACGGCGCGTTCCAGGACGCCTGGCGGGTTTTCGGCCCCGCCGCCGAGGGTCCCACGGAGCAGCTGCCGGAGGACACAAGTATGCAGCGGGTCTTCAAGAAGCACCTGCTGTCCGGCGGTAAAAACGGCAGCGCCCTGGGTGTGCTGGTGTTCGACGGGGAGAGATTGCTGAAATAAGGGCTTGCATTTAGATGAGACACGTGCTATAATACAAGTATACTCACTATGTTCACTAATTCACCAAAAGAAAACCCCCGGAGGCCCTTCCGGGGGTTTTCTTTTGCTTACTTGCCGTCGTGCCCATGGTCCTGGAGCCACTTGATCATGCAGTGGAAGACAAGACCCGCTAAGAGAGACACTAAGAAGTCGTTCACTATGTTCACAATGCTTCACCTCCTCCCATTGCCAGGGCGGTCGGCAAGCAAACATATTATAGCATATCCTGTCAGTTCATGCAATATTTTGTATCACGCCAGCTCCCGCTTCCTCTTGCGGCGCTTATAAATAATTATCGCTATATATACCCCCAGGAACCCCAGGATTATGGCCACCAGCACCGCCGACTCCCCGGGCCCGCCCATCTTCACCTCGGCCCAGAGCCGGTCCACCTCCCGGGAGGTCTCCTCGGGCAGGTTCACAAAGATCTGGGTCCTTGAAAGGGTCTCCTGGCTGGGATAGTGCAGGGGGCTCTCGGCCACCTCCGGGTCCAGGTACTCCTTGGCCAAGCTCTCCGGGGTGGAGTAGCCCACATAGTCCATATTGGCCCCGGCTATCTCCGGGTCGCAGAGGAAGT encodes the following:
- a CDS encoding acyltransferase domain-containing protein, with the protein product MNKDFLQLLMDRTGFPDEAKAAYNRDADKLDPAAMDGAIEFFYENDFDIGLVTPLIDEMAESSGVSVHTVWGLFLAFAAERAHKDYIAAGISEQVFFDTFADLRYKTVECMTNKGVFGTFVQFWYPIFYRCDIVKLGRLEYETITYDHPAREVAGITLRPGQKVLNIHIPSSGEPFDLNARLQSYKLAYDFFKDLRGEGPLVCVCHSWLLYPEYRRVLGDSSNIISFQDDFTILEIDDGAFQDAWRVFGPAAEGPTEQLPEDTSMQRVFKKHLLSGGKNGSALGVLVFDGERLLK
- a CDS encoding aldose 1-epimerase family protein — protein: MIYEISNQFFTAKIDSLGAQLISLKGCGGHEYLWVGNPEYWREHAPVLFPIVGALRENRTRIDGRWYEMNRHGFAKSREFTLKERGEDWLALSLESGVETKAMYPFDFELLVTYSLTDGGIATRFTVKNTGERPLPYSVGGHPGFNLPVDEEAEFEDYTLQFQQPESQACPEIDLGTGLIHGERKGFRLEGKEIPLQHSLFYQDALVFEHLNSQTVRIVNKKSGRGIEMDFAGFPMLGVWSAVNDGPYVCLEPWTGCATLTTEGDEFREKKGMTELAPGGQAEHSFTVRVLGRLED
- the dtd gene encoding D-aminoacyl-tRNA deacylase, encoding MRAVVQRALSASVTINGGETRSIGRGLAVFLGVVKGDTEREADVLAGKLSGLRVFSDEADKMNLSLSDAGGQVLLIPNFTLGTDCKKGRRPSFDLAAPPDRARELFLYFADRLGELGVPVVTGEFGADMRVPVDNDGPVTIILDTEKLGGTT